A window from Betta splendens chromosome 1, fBetSpl5.4, whole genome shotgun sequence encodes these proteins:
- the LOC114860445 gene encoding polymeric immunoglobulin receptor-like isoform X2: protein MCRGNRPSTCLQQAVVSSTKKQDTRFTLTDDKLSTFTVNITSLTQQDSGSYLCGVHTNKSLDVFSAVHLEVKENTCCDNSTRFQSYEGGSVSFTCSYESRYQNNLKYMCRGNHPSTCLQQAVVSSTKKQDTRFTLTDDKLSTFTVNITSLTQQDSGSYLCGVHTNTGLDVFSAVDLEIKEWCCVKSNKLRGSVGHPLTMQCPYPPQHGTNRKFLCKGDLHRNCTDMMTDTRFTLLDNVSTSSFLVMVSELEAGDSGTYWCGSDSQWSFGNYTNIQLSVGVAAFNAVVFIVPAVLVFVLIFVMVIVYKYKCHKGKATEDVETTQQQHKAGD, encoded by the exons atgtgcagaggaaaccgtccgtccacatgtctgcagcaggcagTAGTCTCCTCCACCAAGAAACAAGACACACgcttcacactgactgatgacaagCTGTCAACATTCACAGTGAACATCACCAGTCTGACCCAACAGGATTCTGGGTCGTATCTTTGTGGagtccacacaaacaaaagccttgatgttttctctgctgttcatctggaggtcaaag aaaacacctgctgtgacaatTCCACCAGATTCCAAAGTTATGAGGGAGGTTCTGTGTCCTTCACTTGTTCATATGAGTCTCGGTACCAGAACAACCTCAAgtacatgtgcagaggaaaccatccgtccacatgtctgcagcaggcagTAGTCTCCTCCACCAAGAAACAAGACACACgcttcacactgactgatgacaagCTGTCAACATTCACAGTGAACATCACCAGTCTGACCCAACAGGATTCTGGGTCGTATCTTTGTggagtccacacaaacacaggccttgatgttttctctgctgttgaTCTGGAGATCAAAG agtggtGCTGTGTGAAGTCAAACAAACTAAGAGGCTCTGTGGGACATCCATTAACTATGCAGTGTCCCTATCCACCACAACAtgggacaaacaggaagttccTTTGTAAGGGAGACCTTCACAGGAACTGCACAGACATGATGACTGACACCAGGTTCACTCTGCTGGATAATGTTTCTACCAGCTCTTTCTTGGTGATGGTCTCAGAGCTGGAAGCAGGTGATTCTGGGACGTACTGGTGTGGCTCAGACTCACAGTGGAGCTTTGGAAACTACACCAACATCCAACTGTCAGTAG gTGTTGCTGCCTTTAACGCTGTGGTTTTCATTGTACctgctgtgctggtgtttgttctGATATTTGTGATGGTCATAGTGTATAAATACAAATGTCACAAAGGAAAAG CAACTGAAGACgtggaaacaacacaacaacaacacaaggctGGAGATTAA
- the LOC114860445 gene encoding polymeric immunoglobulin receptor-like isoform X1, with amino-acid sequence MCRGNRPSTCLQQAVVSSTKKQDTRFTLTDDKLSTFTVNITSLTQQDSGSYLCGVHTNKSLDVFSAVHLEVKENTCCDNSTRFQSYEGGSVSFTCSYESRYQNNLKYMCRGNHPSTCLQQAVVSSTKKQDTRFTLTDDKLSTFTVNITSLTQQDSGSYLCGVHTNTGLDVFSAVDLEIKEWCCVKSNKLRGSVGHPLTMQCPYPPQHGTNRKFLCKGDLHRNCTDMMTDTRFTLLDNVSTSSFLVMVSELEAGDSGTYWCGSDSQWSFGNYTNIQLSVGVAAFNAVVFIVPAVLVFVLIFVMVIVYKYKCHKGKGTNVKQKQNNAQTVNMEETNLYCSVFSN; translated from the exons atgtgcagaggaaaccgtccgtccacatgtctgcagcaggcagTAGTCTCCTCCACCAAGAAACAAGACACACgcttcacactgactgatgacaagCTGTCAACATTCACAGTGAACATCACCAGTCTGACCCAACAGGATTCTGGGTCGTATCTTTGTGGagtccacacaaacaaaagccttgatgttttctctgctgttcatctggaggtcaaag aaaacacctgctgtgacaatTCCACCAGATTCCAAAGTTATGAGGGAGGTTCTGTGTCCTTCACTTGTTCATATGAGTCTCGGTACCAGAACAACCTCAAgtacatgtgcagaggaaaccatccgtccacatgtctgcagcaggcagTAGTCTCCTCCACCAAGAAACAAGACACACgcttcacactgactgatgacaagCTGTCAACATTCACAGTGAACATCACCAGTCTGACCCAACAGGATTCTGGGTCGTATCTTTGTggagtccacacaaacacaggccttgatgttttctctgctgttgaTCTGGAGATCAAAG agtggtGCTGTGTGAAGTCAAACAAACTAAGAGGCTCTGTGGGACATCCATTAACTATGCAGTGTCCCTATCCACCACAACAtgggacaaacaggaagttccTTTGTAAGGGAGACCTTCACAGGAACTGCACAGACATGATGACTGACACCAGGTTCACTCTGCTGGATAATGTTTCTACCAGCTCTTTCTTGGTGATGGTCTCAGAGCTGGAAGCAGGTGATTCTGGGACGTACTGGTGTGGCTCAGACTCACAGTGGAGCTTTGGAAACTACACCAACATCCAACTGTCAGTAG gTGTTGCTGCCTTTAACGCTGTGGTTTTCATTGTACctgctgtgctggtgtttgttctGATATTTGTGATGGTCATAGTGTATAAATACAAATGTCACAAAGGAAAAGGTACgaatgtaaaacagaaacaaaacaatgctcaAACTGTAAATATGGAGGAAACAAACCTTTACTGTTCTGTTTTCAGCAACTGA
- the LOC114860445 gene encoding polymeric immunoglobulin receptor-like isoform X3: MCRGNRPSTCLQQAVVSSTKKQDTRFTLTDDKLSTFTVNITSLTQQDSGSYLCGVHTNKSLDVFSAVHLEVKENTCCDNSTRFQSYEGGSVSFTCSYESRYQNNLKYMCRGNHPSTCLQQAVVSSTKKQDTRFTLTDDKLSTFTVNITSLTQQDSGSYLCGVHTNTGLDVFSAVDLEIKEWCCVKSNKLRGSVGHPLTMQCPYPPQHGTNRKFLCKGDLHRNCTDMMTDTRFTLLDNVSTSSFLVMVSELEAGDSGTYWCGSDSQWSFGNYTNIQLSVLLPLTLWFSLYLLCWCLF, translated from the exons atgtgcagaggaaaccgtccgtccacatgtctgcagcaggcagTAGTCTCCTCCACCAAGAAACAAGACACACgcttcacactgactgatgacaagCTGTCAACATTCACAGTGAACATCACCAGTCTGACCCAACAGGATTCTGGGTCGTATCTTTGTGGagtccacacaaacaaaagccttgatgttttctctgctgttcatctggaggtcaaag aaaacacctgctgtgacaatTCCACCAGATTCCAAAGTTATGAGGGAGGTTCTGTGTCCTTCACTTGTTCATATGAGTCTCGGTACCAGAACAACCTCAAgtacatgtgcagaggaaaccatccgtccacatgtctgcagcaggcagTAGTCTCCTCCACCAAGAAACAAGACACACgcttcacactgactgatgacaagCTGTCAACATTCACAGTGAACATCACCAGTCTGACCCAACAGGATTCTGGGTCGTATCTTTGTggagtccacacaaacacaggccttgatgttttctctgctgttgaTCTGGAGATCAAAG agtggtGCTGTGTGAAGTCAAACAAACTAAGAGGCTCTGTGGGACATCCATTAACTATGCAGTGTCCCTATCCACCACAACAtgggacaaacaggaagttccTTTGTAAGGGAGACCTTCACAGGAACTGCACAGACATGATGACTGACACCAGGTTCACTCTGCTGGATAATGTTTCTACCAGCTCTTTCTTGGTGATGGTCTCAGAGCTGGAAGCAGGTGATTCTGGGACGTACTGGTGTGGCTCAGACTCACAGTGGAGCTTTGGAAACTACACCAACATCCAACTGTCA gTGTTGCTGCCTTTAACGCTGTGGTTTTCATTGTACctgctgtgctggtgtttgttctGA
- the LOC114860436 gene encoding polymeric immunoglobulin receptor-like encodes MQRLQMLLFFLIASPCFVSSTRPLIHVFGYEGREAKVSCSYDAGYEDYEKYLCRNDCGHYDVLITTTEAKKNTFTISDDINKKVFTTTISNLQYRDAGKYWCGVTISGYDYYPAEVSLEVVKDTCCDNSIKVPSSEGGSVSFTCSYESRYQNNLKYMCRGNRPSTCLQQAVVSSTEKQDTRFTLTDDKLSTFTVNITSLTQQDSGSYLCGVHTNTSLDVFSAVDLEVKGNTCCDNSTKFQSYEGDSVSFTCPYESRYQNNLKYMCRGNHPSTCLQQAVVSSTKKQDTRFTLTDDKLSTFTVNITSVTQQDSGSYLCGVHTNTGLDVFSAVDLEVKEWCCVKSNKLRGSVGHPLTMQCPYPPQHGTNRKFLCKGDHHRNCTDMMTDTRFTLLDNVSTSSFLVMVSELEAGDSGTYWCGSDSHWSFGNYTNVGLSVDAAAFKAVVFIVPVVLVFVLIFVMVMVCKHKCHKGKATGANVETTQQQHKAGDEVISESDIYENQDVVVSSKQRESKQQNSCSRYDAGGAQQDLMYENFNTTEEIYCNDIYCNDNKK; translated from the exons ATGCAGCGCCTTCAAatgctgctcttcttcctcatcg cttCTCCCTGTTTTGTGAGCAGCACAAGACCGTTGATCCATGTATTTGGATATGAAgggagagaagccaaagtctcCTGTTCTTATGATGCAGGATATGAGGATTATGAGAAGTACCTGTGCAGAAACGACTGTGGCCATTATGACGTTCTCATCACAACGACGGAAGCAAAGAAGAACACATTCACTATCAGCGACGATATAAACAAGAAGGTTTTCACAACCACCATCTCTAATCTTCAGTATCGTGATGCTGGAAAATACTGGTGCGGAGTGACAATAAGTGGATATGATTACTACCCTGCTGAAGTCAGTCTGGAGGTGGTGAAAG acacctgctgtgacaaTTCCATCAAAGTCCCAAGTTCTGAGGGAGGTTCTGTGTCCTTCACTTGTTCATATGAGTCTCGGTACCAGAACAACCTGAAgtacatgtgcagaggaaaccgtccgtccacatgtctgcagcaggcagTAGTCTCCTCCACCGAGAAACAAGACACACgcttcacactgactgatgacaagCTGTCAACATTCACAGTGAACATCACCAGTCTGACCCAACAGGATTCTGGGTCGTATCTTTGTggagtccacacaaacacaagtcttgatgttttctctgctgttgatctggaggtcaaag GgaacacctgctgtgacaatTCCACCAAATTCCAAAGTTATGAGGGAGATTCTGTGTCCTTCACTTGTCCATATGAGTCTCGGTACCAGAACAACCTCAAgtacatgtgcagaggaaaccatccgtccacatgtctgcagcaggcagTAGTCTCCTCCACCAAGAAACAAGACACACgcttcacactgactgatgacaagCTGTCAACATTCACAGTGAACATCACCAGTGTGACCCAACAGGATTCTGGGTCGTATCTTTGTggagtccacacaaacacaggccttgatgttttctctgctgttgatctggaggtcaaag agtggtGCTGTGTGAAGTCAAACAAACTAAGAGGCTCTGTGGGACATCCATTAACTATGCAGTGTCCCTATCCACCACAACAtgggacaaacaggaagttccTCTGTAAGGGAGACCACCACAGGAACTGCACAGACATGATGACTGACACCAGGTTCACTCTGCTGGATAATGTTTCTACCAGCTCTTTCTTGGTGATGGTCTCAGAGCTGGAAGCAGGTGATTCTGGGACGTACTGGTGTGGCTCAGACTCACACTGGAGCTTTGGAAACTACACCAACGTTGGACTGTCAGTAG atgcTGCTGCCTTTAAGGCTGTGGTTTTCATTGTACCTGttgtgctggtgtttgttctGATATTTGTGATGGTCATGGTGTGtaaacacaaatgtcacaaaggaaaag CAACTGGAGCCAACgtggaaacaacacaacaacaacacaaggctGGAGATGAAGTGATCAGTGAGTCTGAt ATTTATGAAAATCAAGACGTGGTCGTGTCCTCAAAGCAGAGGGAGTCCAAACAGCAGAACAGCTGCTCCCGTTatgatgcaggtggagcccagCAGGACTTGATGTATGAAAACTTCAACACAACTGAAGAAATCTACtgtaatgacatttactgtaatgacAATAAGAAATGA